A genomic stretch from Methanomassiliicoccales archaeon includes:
- a CDS encoding tungsten cofactor oxidoreductase radical SAM maturase, giving the protein MSRQQREYNDDLNDLTIIVQDHLGNVISGDATAIDEDSGEWIVERVSDGYALRRSVNDIRKVFLEVTSRCNLSCENCVRNAWDEPLGDMTRETFDRVMEDLSALPELREVYFGGYGEPLLHPDFEEMLKRIKSLGVRVTLSTNGTLLTEERAKALVDLRIDRIYVSMDSPKADLFREIRGGSDLDLIMENLKRVRALRDERKSRFPTIGLEFVITDKNFDDIQKLPALAREVGASIVLLTHLLPHNEEMMRQIAYGREAIDLPKPEAWSVLAGHFVMWGMMSTPRSRWGADRRCRFVSDKGLVIGWDGGVSPCYALLHSYPCYILGDKKQVSRYMLGNLKDSSLADIWKSREYTLFRSTVTDFRFPSCVDCGLNCDLRQQNEDCYANEHSCADCLWAQDFIRCP; this is encoded by the coding sequence ATGTCCAGGCAGCAAAGGGAGTACAATGATGACCTGAACGATCTGACGATCATCGTGCAAGATCATCTGGGGAATGTGATTTCAGGCGATGCGACGGCAATTGATGAGGACTCTGGGGAATGGATAGTCGAACGTGTTTCCGATGGGTACGCCCTCCGCCGCTCCGTCAACGATATCAGGAAGGTCTTCCTGGAGGTGACATCCCGCTGCAATCTGAGCTGTGAGAACTGCGTTCGAAACGCTTGGGATGAGCCCCTGGGGGACATGACTCGCGAGACATTCGACCGCGTCATGGAGGACCTTAGCGCACTTCCGGAGCTTCGTGAGGTGTACTTCGGAGGATATGGTGAGCCGCTTTTGCATCCCGATTTCGAAGAGATGTTGAAGCGTATCAAGTCGCTTGGAGTCCGGGTCACATTGTCCACTAACGGCACCCTGTTGACCGAAGAGAGGGCAAAGGCGCTGGTCGATCTAAGAATCGATCGAATCTATGTCTCAATGGACAGCCCCAAGGCCGATCTCTTCCGAGAGATTCGCGGTGGCTCAGACCTGGATCTGATCATGGAGAATCTGAAGCGAGTGAGGGCTTTGCGGGACGAAAGAAAATCGAGGTTCCCCACAATAGGCCTCGAGTTCGTGATAACCGACAAGAACTTCGATGATATTCAGAAGCTTCCAGCGCTGGCAAGGGAGGTGGGGGCGTCGATCGTTCTTCTTACCCATCTTCTCCCTCACAATGAGGAGATGATGAGACAGATAGCGTACGGCAGGGAGGCCATCGACCTGCCCAAACCCGAAGCATGGTCGGTCCTTGCTGGGCATTTCGTCATGTGGGGGATGATGTCCACCCCGAGAAGCAGGTGGGGAGCTGACAGAAGGTGTCGTTTCGTGAGTGATAAAGGGCTGGTCATCGGATGGGACGGCGGGGTCAGTCCCTGCTACGCGTTATTGCACTCCTACCCATGCTACATTCTTGGGGATAAGAAGCAGGTCTCGCGCTACATGCTCGGAAATCTGAAAGACAGCTCGCTCGCCGATATCTGGAAGAGCAGGGAATATACGCTGTTCAGGTCGACCGTGACCGACTTCAGGTTCCCATCATGCGTGGATTGTGGGTTGAACTGCGATCTGAGGCAACAGAACGAGGACTGCTACGCCAACGAACACTCTTGTGCGGACTGCCTCTGGGCGCAGGATTTCATACGCTGCCCATGA
- a CDS encoding DUF3795 domain-containing protein produces MAKEEDRTKVAYCGIYCGECFIHQGTIADLARDLRKELRSARFEKTAEAISKIPMFRVFEKYPDCYEVLGNMVKMRCNKTCRGGGANPGCKIRLCCQKREYEGCWECDDFETCQKLDFLKGGHGDAILLNLRKIKKKGMDEFLAGEKLWYSKSRESA; encoded by the coding sequence ATGGCCAAGGAGGAGGACAGAACGAAGGTGGCCTACTGCGGTATCTACTGCGGGGAGTGCTTCATTCACCAGGGCACCATAGCGGATCTTGCCAGGGACCTCAGGAAGGAGCTCAGATCGGCCCGGTTCGAGAAGACCGCTGAGGCCATCTCGAAGATACCCATGTTCAGGGTCTTCGAGAAGTACCCCGACTGCTACGAAGTGCTGGGAAACATGGTCAAGATGCGGTGCAACAAGACATGCAGGGGTGGAGGAGCCAACCCCGGCTGCAAGATACGACTCTGCTGCCAGAAGCGCGAGTACGAGGGTTGCTGGGAGTGCGACGATTTCGAGACCTGCCAGAAGCTGGATTTCCTGAAGGGAGGTCATGGCGACGCCATCCTCCTGAACCTGAGAAAGATCAAGAAGAAGGGGATGGACGAGTTCCTTGCGGGAGAGAAGCTGTGGTACTCGAAGTCCAGGGAATCAGCGTAG